The following is a genomic window from Candidatus Xiphinematobacter sp. Idaho Grape.
CCTGTCCTAAGGCGACTTGGCGCTGCAGGGCCTGATAAGCACCTAACAGAAGCTGTTGCCCAGTTTGGCCGCGGGCATAAAAGGTTCTGGAGACCTGAGCCCCTCCGAAAGAGCGATTAGCTAGAAGTCCACTATACTCGCGTGCAAAGGGGACCCCCTGTGCAACACATTGATCGATAATAAAAGTACTCACTTCAGCGAGGCGATATACATTGGCTTCACGTGATCGGAAGTCCCCGCCTTTGATGGTGTCATAAAAAAGACGAAAAACACTGTCGCCATCGTTTTGATAGTTTTTTGCGGCGTTAATCCCTCCTTGAGCTGCAATACTGTGAGCACGTCGGGGGCTATCTTGATAGCAAAAACACCTTACCTGATATCCCTGTTCCCCCAATGTTGCCGCTGCTGAGGCTCCAGCCAGACCGCTTCCTACCACCAGTATCTTAAACTTGCGCTTGTTGGCGGGGCTGATAAGCCCTGCAGTATCCTTGAATAGAGCCCACTTCTTTCCAAGGGGCCCTCCGGGAATCTTCGCGTCCAGCGTCATTTTATCATCTTATAAAGTCCGCACCTAGTCCAAAAAATAGAATGGAGACAGGGATGGAAGTGTAGCCTACAAAAAGCATCCATGCGATAAAATAACCAGCAGCGCAAAAGACTGGCCGAAACTTTCGGTTGGAAATACCTAATGTTTGGAAAAGACTTCCAACACCATGGCTTAGATGGAAAGCAAGCAGAAAAAGACCGAGGATATATAGCCCTGAAATAAAAGGATTGCGAAATCCATGAGCAATCATGCTGAATATATCACGTTCACCATCAGGGGTCTTTAAATGCGCATGCGCAGGTTGTACAAGTCCCCATGTGAAATGACAAAGATGGAACAAGACAAAGATAAAGACGCTGACCCCGCTCAGCCGTACTGTGCGATTAAAAAGCCTCGTTTGAATGTGTGTGCGAAAAACATTTTTTATGGTAGCCTTTGCAGCTCCTCTCCATAGAGCTACAGTAAAGTAAATGTGAAGAAAGCCTGCTACTAAAAGAATAATCCGTACTGTCCAGAGGACGGGCCAGAAGTCTCGCAAATGTTTCCCATAACTGTTGGTCCAACTTGGCCCCATGTAAACGGTCAAGTTCCCCAATAGGTGCCCAAACAGGAAAGACAGGAGGATAATTCCGGTGAGGGCGACGATGGTTTTACTTCCCACAGAAGAATGTGCCCAAACAGAGGAACCTAGCGAGGAGGAATTTCCCCGCAAGGTAGTCCATGTTGGAGGAGACGACATATCTGAACGTCCTATTACCCCTATTAAGGGGGACATTCAATACTTCTTTTGGCAATCTTATGCTTGCAATCCAGGGTAACAGTTCATTGAAAGTTTATTCATGGATAAAATTTATCCCTTTCCAAAGCAAGCTCGCCTTGGTAAGGAAATGCGGCCTAGACGTAGCTACCGTAGCAATAATTAAAGAGAGATACGGTCGACGCCTGCTGGATACGGGAACCCTAAAAAATCGATCCTAACCAAGCATTGAGGATTGCAAGCGTTCAAGAGAAAAAACAACAGGTATGGTTTCATTGTACGAGTTATAGGCTGAGAAGGATAAGCGGTAAGGGAGTAGTTTGGCAGATCAAGCTTTTTGATTACACGGGAACAGTTGTTTGCCATTTGCTAGTCTCGGCGAAGGACGGTTCTGTTCTACTGCCCCTAGCGTCGGAGCTTAGTAGGTCTTCTCGATCTCGATCGAGGAGTGAGTGGATACAGGGCCGGTCTGGTTGGATATAAGAGGTCCACCGCCTTAACTCTCGCATACAAAGTACGGGACCCTAGTAGACAAATGGTAGATAAAACTAAAGACACCTTTCTGCGTACTGTAGGGACTCTCCAAGAGTGGATTACAGGAAAACGAGCCATTGCAGTACACTAAGAAGATAGCACTCCCTGAGCATTTAAGATAGAGTGAGTCGATAGAGTAAGTCGGTGCTGAGTACAACTTGTATGCATACAGTCTTTATCTTCGCCCTGGTTGGTTTCTTACTTTTGTCAGCGGAAGTATTTTTTCCAAGCATGATGCTGGGGGCACTAGGATTGATGGCGCTTATTACAGCAATGGTACTTGGGTACGCAGAATATGGCCCTATCTTAGGAAGCTGGGTTTTTGCTGGAATAGGGGTGCTTTGTTCAATGGGATTTCTTCTCTGGTTGAGAGTCCTTGCATATTCCTCAATTGGGAAGTGTATTTCCAACCGAGAATCCCTTTCATCTTCCTTGACAGGCGGTCCTCGTATGATAGGAGCTCGTGGTGTGACTCTTTCTGCATTGCGTCCTACAGGTATTGCTTTCGTTAATGAGAAACGACGAGACGTTATAAGCGATGGATCCTTCATTGCTCCTGGCGTGTCCGTTACAGTCATCGCTGAGGACGGACAAAGGCTGGTTGTACAGGCTTCGGATTGCGGGTAAAGCTTGCTGATCATATATGAATATGATCTTGTAGCCAGGGCTTAACAGTGATGAGCATTCCCTCCTACTTTTTTTCTACTTTTCTAGTTACAGTAGTTGTCCTAGTACTGTTGTTTTCCTTCGTTCTCGCAAATTTTTTTGGGGTTTGGTTACGTGCTAAAATTGCGGACGCTTCAGTTCCTTTTTCCAAGCTTATTGGAATGAGACTGAGGCGAGTGCCAGTAGGGCTCATCGTGGATAACCGTATCACGGCCCTCAAGGCTGGTTTGGAAGCGGATACTGATTTGCTAGAGGCTCACTATCTAGCAGGTGGTAACGTGTCTCATATCGTACTTGCTCTTGTTGCTGCAGATAAGGCCAGTATTCCCCTGAGTTTTAACCGTGCCTGTGCCATTGATCTTGCTATAAAGGGGACTAGCAAAACTGTGTTAGAAGCTGTACGCACCAGCATTAATCCAAAGGTGATTGATTGTCCCAGTCCTTCCACTGGGAAGGTGACCATTGATGCTGTTGCGCGTGATGGTATTGGCGTAAAAGTGCGTGCGCGGGTAACAGTGCGTTCCAATCTCGATCGCTTTGTGGGTGGAGCTACCGAAGAGACTATCATTGCGCGTGTGGGTGAAGGTATCGTTACGGCTATTGGTTCCTCCCCATCCTACAAGGATGTCTTGGAAAATCCCGATCGAATTTCTAAAGTGGTCCTGGAGAAAGGATTGGATAGCGGCACCGCGTTCGAGATTTTGTCGGTGGATATTGCCGATGTAGATGTTGGCGAGAACGTTGGGGCGAAACTCCAGGTAAAACAGGCAGAAGCAGATAAAGTAGTTGCCCAAGCGAAGGCGGAAATGCGTCGAGCGGCAGCAGTTGCCTCCGAGCAAGAGATGAAAGCCAAGACACAGGAAATGCAGGCTAAGGTAGTAGAGGCTGAAGCGCAAGTGCCACAAGCGATGGCAGAGGCTTTTCGAAGGGGCAATTTGGGTATTTTTGACTACTTGCGTATGAAGAACTTACAGTCAGACACTCACATGCGAGAAACCATTGCAGAAAGCCCTCGGCCGGAGGAATAAGCAAAGTGTGAAAGAAAAGTTCTTCTTGCCCATTGGGCTAGAGCAAATCTTGCTGCTGGTCGCGCCCTTGCTCATCTTTATAGTGCTGTTTAAAAAGAGGTTCCAGCCAGGAGAAAGCGTCCGAGAAGAGAGGGCAAAGCCACCGCAGGTTACTGCGGAAAGATCTCAAAAAAAGTTAATGGAGGCATTGGGCCTGCCGGAAAGCATGGTGCCACCGGGTCCTCTATCAAAAAAAGCGTTTCCTCCGTCTGAAAAATTATCCCCAGTGTCACCTCGGCTTTTGTCCCAAAAATCTGAGGGGCGCATAGATTTCTCCACTTTTGCTGAGAAGAAGGTTACCTCGCAAGTAAGACAGCGGTCTTTGTCTTTTCAGATTTTTGATCGGGCGCTACTGCAGCATGCTATCGTTGCACGTGAGGTACTTGGTCCACCAAGGGCTTTGGTAGGGACTGTGGCTGGGGCCCCATCTCAGATGGGCATGCGTTAGGCTATGACTTTTTATCTGCAGATGAAAGCTTTTGTCGCGCACCATATTTTTTGAGCTCTGCTTAGTGTATAATGCTTCGTGAGGGACTGGAATCCATCTACTTCCATTATGGCAAGTAGAGTTTCGTAGGCAAAACGCATGGTTTCGGCTGGGAGAAGGTTCTTGCGATCTGACTGAGGGAAGACCATTTTTACCTCATCAAAAAGCTTGCGGATACATTGACTTTCAAACCTCATAAGTTCGCTGAACCTCGGTTCACGCTCTCGGCGAAGAAGAGCCTGACGAGTAATCTGAAAATGTTGAAGGTCTTCCTCCGGAATATAAACCCGACCAAGTTGGGCATCTTTACCAAGATCGCGCAGGATGTGTGTTAATTGGAGTGCTAATCCGAGCATTTCAGCGTAGGTATAGCTTTGTGGGTCTTTACATTCAAAGATCTGGATGCTGATAAGTCCCACTGTACTTGCCACACGCCAGCAGTATCGACGGAGCTCGTAAAGAGTCTGGTATGAGACTGGATGTAGATCAGAGGAAACCCCGTGGATAATTTCTAAAAAGAGAGACGGATTTAATGCTCGACGAAAAATAAGATCGGAGAGTTCGCTGGGAAATGGGGAGTAATCGCATGCAATAAACGCGTCGGCCCAACTCTCCAGCATGCGAGATTTCTCTTTTGTTGACAGATTAGGGCTATCAGCAATATCGTCTACCGACCGGCAGAATTTATAAAGTGTGCGAATATCGGCTGACTTTTGTCCTCGTAAGAGTGAGAAGGCGAACGCAAGGTTCGATACCTTCTCAGCGGAGGAGGTAATCCCTGGTATCATAAAGGCCATAGGAAGAAGCAGTTAAACTTATTTAAGTCCCCCCTCAGTGAGTCGTCAGGAAATTGGGTTCTCTTTCGTTGTTTCTCATGCTAGGAGCAGGCTTTCCTGATCCAGGCTTACCTGGAGTCCAACAGATTCAAGAATTTCCCCTATCTTTCCCTTTAAAGAAATGGGCATTTTCCGGGGAGTGACTTTAGCCAATTGGATTACTTTAGTTAGAATTTTTCTCATACCAGTTTTTGCCCTTCTAGCTACCTATTATGGCATGAGTGTGGTAGAAGGGAATCCCAAGGAGTGGTGGCGCTTAATGGCAAGTGGAATTTTCCTTCTGGCTTGTGCTACTGACGCCTTAGACGGTTGGGCGGCCCGTCGGTTCGGGGGGAATACTCGGCTGGGGAGTATTCTGGATCCTATTGCGGATAAGGGGCTTTTGCTTACAGCAATTTTAGCTCTCAGCTTTAGTAAATGGCCCATAGTGCTGCCGCTGTGGTTTGCATTATTAGTCGTCACTCACGATTTAGTGCTTTTCCTCGGCTGCAGTTTGCTCTTTTATGCCTCGGGTGGTATTGACATTCGGCCTAGTTCTTTGGGAAAAATATCGACAGCATTCCAAATGTTGGCAGTAGGATGGATTATGCTCCAGTTTCCGTTGTTTTGCTATCCCGTGTGGATCGCGGGGGTTTGTACTTTTATTAGTGGGGTAGATTATGTTTACCGTGGTACACTTTTCCTTCGTGGTTTGTATAAGAGGCTTGAGCGAAGGAACAGAAAAAATGGCCAACAGTGGGACGAATTGGACGGAAAGGAATGAGGGCAGGTGGGTCATTTTCGTCGTACTCCAAGGCTGACATTGTTTCATTCATCCGGCTATTCCAGCGCAGGGTCCGTAGCTATTGTAGGCCGTCCTAATGTAGGAAAGTCAGCGCTATTTAATCGTCTGGCGGGGAGAGGGATTTCTGTCGTTCACAATCAGCCAGGTACAACCAGGGACTGTGTTGTTGCCGTTTGTTATCTAGGAAAATCCCCATTTAAGATCACAGATACTGGAGGAGTTAGCATGGAGTGGAATTCAGACTTCTCTTCTGAAACTACCTCTGCTGCAGAAGCAGCGATGAAAGATGCAGAATTGCTACTCTTCATGGCAGATGCTCAAACAGGAGTCGTACCCTTAGATAAGGAACTCTCCAAGTGGTTGCACGCAACTGCTAGGCGACCCTTGATACTAGTAGTCAATAAAATAGACCATGAGGGACAGGAGAGCATGGTAGCGGATTTTGCAAGCTTAGGGTTCGAGTTTTGCATAGGCGTGAGTGCTATCCATGGACGGGGAATTACGGAGTTAATACTGCTTATTGACCGGTTGCTGTCTGATAAAACTAAACAGGCGGCACAAACAGCTTGGAAAGATGCTCCACGTATTACAGTTGTGGGTCGACCTAACGTAGGAAAGTCTTCTCTAATTAATGCTATTCTTGAAGAAGATAGGATGATCGTAAGCGAGGTTCCAGGTACCACCAGGGATACCGTGGATGTCACTTGCACTTGTCGTGGAGCCTGCTACACGTTCTGCGATACGGCTGGGATACGTCACCCTTCCAAAGGGAAAGCCTCTGTGGAGGCTTTTAGTATAGTGCGCTCGATGAAGGCTATCGAACATGCCGATCTTTGCTTGCTAGCGCTAGATGCCCAGTCGGGCGTAACGAGCCAGGACAAAAAGATCGCGGGCCTCATTCAGAAAGCGTGTAAAGCGGTGGTCATCCTCCTCAATAAGTGGGACTTAGTCAAACCTCAGGATG
Proteins encoded in this region:
- a CDS encoding succinate dehydrogenase cytochrome b subunit, with amino-acid sequence MSPLIGVIGRSDMSSPPTWTTLRGNSSSLGSSVWAHSSVGSKTIVALTGIILLSFLFGHLLGNLTVYMGPSWTNSYGKHLRDFWPVLWTVRIILLVAGFLHIYFTVALWRGAAKATIKNVFRTHIQTRLFNRTVRLSGVSVFIFVLFHLCHFTWGLVQPAHAHLKTPDGERDIFSMIAHGFRNPFISGLYILGLFLLAFHLSHGVGSLFQTLGISNRKFRPVFCAAGYFIAWMLFVGYTSIPVSILFFGLGADFIR
- a CDS encoding NfeD family protein, with amino-acid sequence MHTVFIFALVGFLLLSAEVFFPSMMLGALGLMALITAMVLGYAEYGPILGSWVFAGIGVLCSMGFLLWLRVLAYSSIGKCISNRESLSSSLTGGPRMIGARGVTLSALRPTGIAFVNEKRRDVISDGSFIAPGVSVTVIAEDGQRLVVQASDCG
- the floA gene encoding flotillin-like protein FloA (flotillin-like protein involved in membrane lipid rafts), translated to MSIPSYFFSTFLVTVVVLVLLFSFVLANFFGVWLRAKIADASVPFSKLIGMRLRRVPVGLIVDNRITALKAGLEADTDLLEAHYLAGGNVSHIVLALVAADKASIPLSFNRACAIDLAIKGTSKTVLEAVRTSINPKVIDCPSPSTGKVTIDAVARDGIGVKVRARVTVRSNLDRFVGGATEETIIARVGEGIVTAIGSSPSYKDVLENPDRISKVVLEKGLDSGTAFEILSVDIADVDVGENVGAKLQVKQAEADKVVAQAKAEMRRAAAVASEQEMKAKTQEMQAKVVEAEAQVPQAMAEAFRRGNLGIFDYLRMKNLQSDTHMRETIAESPRPEE
- a CDS encoding phytoene/squalene synthase family protein, producing the protein MIPGITSSAEKVSNLAFAFSLLRGQKSADIRTLYKFCRSVDDIADSPNLSTKEKSRMLESWADAFIACDYSPFPSELSDLIFRRALNPSLFLEIIHGVSSDLHPVSYQTLYELRRYCWRVASTVGLISIQIFECKDPQSYTYAEMLGLALQLTHILRDLGKDAQLGRVYIPEEDLQHFQITRQALLRREREPRFSELMRFESQCIRKLFDEVKMVFPQSDRKNLLPAETMRFAYETLLAIMEVDGFQSLTKHYTLSRAQKIWCATKAFICR
- a CDS encoding CDP-alcohol phosphatidyltransferase family protein; the encoded protein is MGIFRGVTLANWITLVRIFLIPVFALLATYYGMSVVEGNPKEWWRLMASGIFLLACATDALDGWAARRFGGNTRLGSILDPIADKGLLLTAILALSFSKWPIVLPLWFALLVVTHDLVLFLGCSLLFYASGGIDIRPSSLGKISTAFQMLAVGWIMLQFPLFCYPVWIAGVCTFISGVDYVYRGTLFLRGLYKRLERRNRKNGQQWDELDGKE
- the der gene encoding ribosome biogenesis GTPase Der; the encoded protein is MGHFRRTPRLTLFHSSGYSSAGSVAIVGRPNVGKSALFNRLAGRGISVVHNQPGTTRDCVVAVCYLGKSPFKITDTGGVSMEWNSDFSSETTSAAEAAMKDAELLLFMADAQTGVVPLDKELSKWLHATARRPLILVVNKIDHEGQESMVADFASLGFEFCIGVSAIHGRGITELILLIDRLLSDKTKQAAQTAWKDAPRITVVGRPNVGKSSLINAILEEDRMIVSEVPGTTRDTVDVTCTCRGACYTFCDTAGIRHPSKGKASVEAFSIVRSMKAIEHADLCLLALDAQSGVTSQDKKIAGLIQKACKAVVILLNKWDLVKPQDGQQKFLRELAKETKRDLFFINFAPVVMLSAKTREHVQQIFTVIRKVSQCAACRIGTGELNRLLQDALRKHPPPVRRNRRLKVYYSTQVHSEPCHPFPTPRFLLFVNDPGLLVGTYQTYLIGQIRKHLGFPGLPIELRLQGK